From the genome of Sphingobium sp. JS3065, one region includes:
- a CDS encoding arylesterase, with product MKAGRRSIYVGAAAIVQLLTACSGEPAANNSAAPSAEARNAAAPVADGQLVLVFGDSLYAGYGVAQNESFPFRLEQALKARGLAAQVRNAGVSGETSLGGMQRLAFTLDGLPRKPDLLLLDLGGNDMLRGLAPEDSEKNLRAILDELKRRQIAVLLTGMLAAPNMGADYGAKFNAIYPRLAKDYGLPLYPFFLDGVIGDPRLMQADSIHPNAAGVNVIVGRIAPVVAGLLKSA from the coding sequence ATGAAGGCGGGAAGACGGTCAATATATGTGGGCGCGGCAGCGATTGTGCAATTGCTCACCGCCTGTTCCGGCGAACCGGCCGCCAACAACAGCGCCGCGCCGTCCGCTGAGGCGCGGAACGCAGCCGCCCCGGTCGCGGACGGCCAGCTCGTCCTCGTCTTCGGCGACAGCCTCTATGCGGGCTATGGCGTGGCCCAGAATGAAAGCTTTCCCTTCCGCCTGGAACAGGCGCTGAAGGCGCGGGGTCTGGCGGCCCAGGTCCGCAATGCCGGGGTTTCGGGCGAAACCTCTTTGGGCGGGATGCAACGGCTGGCCTTCACGCTGGACGGCCTGCCGCGCAAGCCCGACCTGCTGCTGCTCGACCTGGGCGGCAACGACATGCTGCGCGGCCTGGCGCCGGAGGATAGCGAGAAAAATCTGCGCGCCATATTGGACGAACTGAAACGGCGGCAGATAGCCGTGCTGCTGACCGGCATGCTGGCCGCGCCCAATATGGGGGCGGACTATGGCGCGAAGTTCAACGCCATCTATCCCCGCCTGGCGAAAGATTACGGCCTGCCGCTCTACCCCTTCTTCCTGGACGGCGTGATCGGCGATCCCCGGCTGATGCAGGCGGATTCCATCCACCCCAATGCCGCCGGCGTGAACGTGATCGTGGGCAGGATCGCGCCCGTCGTCGCAGGGTTGCTGAAATCCGCCTGA
- the ccoS gene encoding cbb3-type cytochrome oxidase assembly protein CcoS: MIGLSLLIPIALGLGLLGLAAFFWALGNGQFEDTDGAAVRILIDEE, encoded by the coding sequence ATGATTGGGCTGAGCCTGCTGATCCCGATTGCGCTTGGCCTTGGCCTGCTGGGGCTGGCGGCCTTTTTCTGGGCGCTGGGCAATGGCCAGTTCGAGGATACGGACGGGGCGGCGGTGCGTATTTTGATCGATGAGGAGTGA
- a CDS encoding cation-translocating P-type ATPase has product MATKAPIPDPVTEETAESLFAVPGIHCAGCIAKIEEGLPRQPGILSARVNMGAKRVAIRHDPALTPPELRAAIAALGFEAEPLADAGLDVAAAESRRLTRALVVAGFAAMNIMLLSVSVWSGAAGATRGMFHWLSALIALPTVAYAGQPFFRSAFAALRQGRTNMDVPISIGVLLTTGMSLYETVIGGAHAWFDGAVMLLFFLLAGRALDSMMRGRARAGVAALLKQTAPGALVLEKDGSSRWMRADALRPGMTILVAAGERLAADGRVVEGESGIDIAFLTGESAPVRVHPGDGVQAGALNVEGPIRVEVTAAGADTVIADIARLMEEAAQGKSRYVRLADRAARLYAPCVHLLAALSFAGWMIAGAGVHQALLIAVAVLLITCPCALGLAVPAAQIVACGALMRRGVLVKDGSALERLAEVSEAVFDKTGTLTLGRPVPMGLRRLWRDDRSILLSLSRASRHPLSVALRQALEARGVTPAMLDNVREVAGEGVFGDYEGVAVSLARPRSLINLFGLAAEYRRGDQAMLLGFTDALRPDAAETLDVLRGMGVKVLIASGDRPDALEEIARTTGVTAIGRLRPADKLALIGRLKAGGEKVLMVGDGLNDGPALAAGHASMAPASASDASQLAADAVFLGDRLAPVALTVHAARRTVAVVKQNFALAIGYNALAVPLAIAGKVTPLVAAVAMSTSSLIVVANALRLKGAVK; this is encoded by the coding sequence ATGGCCACGAAAGCGCCGATCCCCGATCCCGTCACGGAGGAGACGGCCGAAAGCCTGTTCGCCGTCCCCGGCATCCATTGCGCGGGCTGCATCGCCAAGATCGAGGAGGGGTTGCCCCGCCAGCCCGGCATCCTGTCCGCACGGGTCAATATGGGGGCGAAGCGGGTCGCCATCCGCCACGACCCCGCGCTGACCCCGCCGGAGCTGCGCGCCGCCATCGCCGCCCTGGGGTTCGAGGCGGAACCGCTGGCCGACGCGGGGCTGGACGTCGCGGCGGCGGAAAGTCGCCGCCTGACGCGGGCGCTGGTGGTGGCTGGCTTCGCGGCGATGAACATCATGCTGCTGTCGGTGTCGGTCTGGTCCGGGGCGGCGGGCGCGACGCGGGGGATGTTCCACTGGCTCTCCGCGCTGATCGCCCTGCCGACGGTGGCCTATGCGGGTCAGCCTTTCTTCCGGTCGGCCTTCGCGGCGCTGCGGCAGGGGCGGACGAACATGGACGTGCCGATCAGCATCGGCGTGCTGCTGACGACCGGCATGAGCCTGTATGAGACCGTCATCGGCGGCGCGCATGCCTGGTTCGACGGGGCGGTGATGCTGCTCTTCTTCCTGCTGGCGGGGCGGGCGCTGGACAGCATGATGCGCGGGCGGGCGCGGGCGGGGGTGGCGGCGCTGCTGAAGCAGACCGCGCCGGGCGCGCTGGTGCTGGAGAAGGACGGGAGCAGCCGGTGGATGCGGGCCGATGCGCTGCGGCCGGGCATGACGATATTGGTCGCGGCTGGCGAAAGGCTGGCCGCCGACGGGCGCGTGGTGGAGGGCGAAAGCGGGATCGACATCGCCTTCCTGACAGGGGAGAGCGCGCCGGTGCGGGTCCACCCCGGCGATGGCGTGCAGGCGGGAGCGCTCAATGTCGAGGGACCGATCCGGGTAGAGGTGACGGCGGCGGGGGCCGATACCGTCATCGCCGACATCGCCCGGCTGATGGAGGAGGCTGCGCAGGGCAAGTCGCGCTATGTCCGCCTGGCCGACCGGGCGGCGCGGCTCTATGCGCCCTGCGTCCATCTGCTGGCGGCGCTGTCCTTCGCGGGGTGGATGATCGCGGGGGCGGGCGTGCATCAGGCGTTGCTGATCGCGGTGGCGGTGCTGCTGATCACCTGTCCCTGCGCTCTGGGGCTGGCGGTGCCGGCGGCGCAGATCGTCGCTTGCGGCGCGCTGATGCGGCGGGGCGTGCTGGTGAAGGACGGGTCGGCGCTGGAGCGGCTGGCGGAGGTCAGCGAAGCGGTGTTCGACAAGACCGGCACGCTGACGCTGGGCCGTCCCGTGCCGATGGGGCTGCGCCGTTTGTGGCGGGACGACCGGTCGATCCTGCTGTCGCTGTCGCGGGCCTCGCGCCATCCGCTGAGCGTCGCCTTGCGGCAGGCGCTGGAGGCGCGGGGGGTGACGCCTGCCATGCTCGACAATGTGCGCGAAGTGGCGGGGGAGGGGGTGTTCGGGGACTATGAAGGCGTGGCCGTGTCGCTGGCGCGGCCGCGCAGCCTGATCAACCTGTTCGGGCTGGCGGCGGAATATCGGCGGGGCGATCAGGCCATGTTGCTGGGCTTCACCGACGCGCTGCGGCCCGATGCGGCGGAGACGCTGGACGTCCTGCGCGGCATGGGGGTGAAGGTGCTGATCGCCAGCGGCGACCGCCCCGACGCGCTGGAGGAGATCGCCCGGACGACCGGCGTCACCGCCATCGGCCGTCTGCGCCCGGCGGACAAGCTGGCGCTGATCGGGCGGCTGAAGGCCGGGGGCGAGAAGGTGCTGATGGTCGGGGACGGTCTGAACGACGGCCCGGCTCTGGCGGCGGGGCATGCCAGCATGGCGCCCGCATCCGCCAGCGACGCGAGCCAGCTTGCCGCCGACGCCGTGTTCCTGGGCGACAGGCTGGCCCCCGTGGCGCTGACCGTGCATGCGGCGCGGCGGACGGTGGCGGTGGTGAAGCAGAATTTCGCGCTGGCCATCGGCTATAATGCGCTGGCGGTGCCGCTGGCCATAGCGGGGAAGGTGACGCCGCTGGTGGCGGCGGTCGCCATGTCGACATCCTCGCTGATCGTCGTCGCCAATGCGTTGCGTTTGAAAGGAGCCGTGAAATGA
- a CDS encoding FixH family protein, whose product MTPAPSPVRRFTGWHMTAILVAFFAVAIAVNLLMATVAVRSFGGVVVENSYVASQKFNGWLAEARAQKRLGWRDAVTLDAARHVGLTLNDAKGTPLAGGKVTAVAQHPLGRAADLPLAFRETTPGIYASDRALPEGRWQIRFDLRRAGREEHLLREVD is encoded by the coding sequence ATGACCCCTGCACCATCCCCCGTCCGCCGCTTCACCGGCTGGCACATGACGGCGATACTGGTGGCCTTCTTTGCCGTGGCGATCGCGGTCAACCTGCTGATGGCGACCGTCGCGGTACGATCCTTCGGCGGCGTGGTGGTCGAAAACTCCTATGTCGCCAGCCAGAAATTCAACGGCTGGCTGGCGGAGGCGCGGGCGCAGAAGCGGCTGGGATGGCGGGACGCGGTGACGCTGGATGCGGCGCGGCATGTCGGGCTGACGCTGAATGACGCGAAGGGCACGCCGTTGGCGGGCGGCAAGGTGACGGCGGTGGCGCAGCATCCGCTGGGGCGGGCGGCTGATCTGCCGCTGGCTTTCCGCGAGACCACGCCGGGCATCTATGCCAGCGACCGGGCCTTGCCGGAGGGGCGTTGGCAGATCCGTTTCGACCTGCGCCGCGCCGGGCGCGAGGAGCATTTGTTGAGGGAGGTCGACTGA
- the ccoG gene encoding cytochrome c oxidase accessory protein CcoG gives MLMSAPLYEKRKGVYPKAVDGFYRRLKWAIMAVTLLVYWGTPWLRWDRGPYAPDQAVLVDLAHRRFYMFAIEIWPQEFYYVAGLLIMAGIGLFLVTSAVGRAWCGYACPQTVWTDLYQHVERFVDGDRNAQLRLAKAPWGAAKITRRLFKWLVWLGIAFVTGGAWIFYFADAPTLQREFWSGTAAWQAYATTFVLTATTFVLGGFMREQVCIYMCPWPRIQTAMLDEKSLIVTYRHWRGEKRGSLKKAQAHPGDYGDCIDCNQCVAVCPTGIDIREGPQIGCITCALCIDACDKVMAQVGRPRGLIDYCTQDDAEAEQKGAAARPVLRTLLRPRIIAYFAVWAGIGAAMLFALGARDRLEISAQQDRNPIFVRLSDGAIRNAYTVKLRNMEARPRPMEVGLAGLPGGRIWTDAGSREAASSTVRTTVPADSVAKLRIFLTLPSGGPARQDFRFTARALDREGGSASEPARFERP, from the coding sequence GACGGCTTCTACCGCCGCCTGAAATGGGCGATCATGGCGGTGACGCTGCTTGTCTACTGGGGCACGCCCTGGCTGCGCTGGGACCGGGGGCCTTATGCGCCCGACCAGGCGGTGCTGGTCGACCTGGCCCATCGGCGCTTCTACATGTTCGCCATAGAGATATGGCCGCAGGAATTCTATTATGTCGCGGGCCTGCTGATCATGGCGGGGATCGGGCTGTTCCTGGTCACGTCGGCGGTGGGGCGGGCCTGGTGCGGCTATGCCTGCCCGCAGACGGTGTGGACCGACCTCTACCAGCATGTCGAGCGGTTCGTGGACGGCGACCGCAATGCGCAGTTGCGGCTGGCCAAGGCGCCATGGGGTGCGGCCAAGATCACGCGGCGGCTCTTCAAATGGTTGGTCTGGCTGGGGATCGCCTTTGTCACCGGGGGCGCGTGGATATTCTATTTCGCCGATGCCCCGACGCTGCAACGGGAATTCTGGAGCGGGACCGCCGCGTGGCAAGCCTATGCGACGACTTTTGTGCTGACCGCGACGACATTCGTGCTGGGCGGCTTCATGCGGGAGCAGGTGTGCATCTATATGTGCCCCTGGCCGCGCATCCAGACGGCGATGCTGGACGAAAAGTCGCTGATCGTCACCTACAGGCATTGGCGCGGGGAGAAGCGCGGGAGCCTGAAGAAGGCGCAAGCGCATCCGGGGGACTATGGCGACTGCATCGACTGCAACCAGTGTGTCGCCGTCTGCCCGACCGGCATCGACATTCGCGAAGGGCCGCAGATCGGCTGCATCACCTGTGCGCTGTGCATCGACGCCTGCGACAAGGTGATGGCGCAGGTCGGGCGGCCGCGTGGGCTGATCGACTATTGCACGCAGGACGATGCGGAGGCGGAGCAGAAGGGCGCGGCGGCGCGCCCGGTGCTGAGGACGCTGCTGCGGCCGCGCATCATCGCCTATTTCGCGGTCTGGGCGGGGATCGGCGCGGCCATGCTGTTCGCGCTGGGGGCGCGGGATCGGCTGGAGATCAGCGCGCAGCAGGACCGCAATCCGATTTTCGTGCGCCTGTCCGATGGCGCGATCCGCAACGCCTATACGGTCAAGCTGCGCAATATGGAGGCGCGGCCCCGCCCAATGGAGGTGGGCCTGGCCGGCCTGCCCGGCGGCAGGATCTGGACCGATGCGGGATCGCGGGAGGCCGCTTCCTCCACGGTGCGGACGACGGTGCCCGCCGACAGCGTGGCGAAGCTGCGCATCTTCCTGACGCTGCCGTCCGGCGGCCCGGCGCGGCAGGATTTCCGTTTCACCGCCCGCGCCCTGGATCGCGAGGGCGGCAGCGCCAGCGAACCCGCACGATTTGAAAGGCCTTGA